The Haliotis asinina isolate JCU_RB_2024 chromosome 2, JCU_Hal_asi_v2, whole genome shotgun sequence genomic interval CGTCCTCACCATATCTCCCTGCTTACCCCtttttgttcagtatgtttAAGGGTATATACCCTTATAGTCTCTGATATTAGGCTAATACCATGAAATACTAGTATCTTTCTTGATCATTTCATTTGATCACTTTTTGATATCGACGGAAGATGACACGGATTAGCATTGGTCTTCGTATAAAGGAACTATTAGGACAATATTGTATGTAAGGTCCAGAGCGTCCTGGTTCATGCTGAATACGTATTGAAACAAAAACGGTATGATACTTTGCGGGACTCTTCTCTATTATATTAGAGATGCTTGACTGCCACGTCTCCATGTAGATGGCAAATGAACtgacttcagtaacccatgcttgtcgtaagaggcgactaatgggatcgggtggtcagactcgctgactcggctgacacatgtcatcacgtATATTTATTCTCATGCTGCTGACCACTAGGTGTGACCACTAGGTGTGTTAAGCTCAGACTCGAATTTTCACAGACCATcgtcatatacctggaatattgctgagggccaTGAAGAATTTTGACAAATGATATCAAGGTACCAAATATTGTCAGGATAAATGGTATCAGAATACCAGACATTGTCATGATAAAAGTTAATAAGTACAACAAACTATTTTGATAAATCAATATATTGATTTACCATACagctgatcactagattgcctcCATTTTGATATACCGTAACCATacacattgctgagtgcggcgtttaacaacTTGTCAAGGAACTCACTGGACACGTCTGTGTAGACTTTATCTGTGAAACAGAAGCATTGTGCTGACACCACAAGTCCAAGCAGTAACAACCCGCTCACATACATGTCGTCGTGGAGGCGATGGAGACGTTTACCTTTTACAGAAAGGAAAGAACCGGCGACTGTTATACTGACAACTAGCAAAATGGCCGTCCTCGCTAGGTCATACAAATGTGAAGCGACAGATTCCCTGATAAGGAGATAACTCCATTGGTGTAAAAGTGTTCCAAAAATACGTCAATGAAAAGCCAATGCACACTAAACAGCTCAACCTAGTGACATGAGGTTGTCTGTGatttatatatcaatatatagtAAAGCACCATACGTGAATGGCGGTACTCAAAGACGCATGTGGAAATTATTGCATGTCGTATGATTTTAAGTTCAACAGTCACACAAGGAAGATAGTTGTAGCTTAGCTTTGTGTTAATACTTGgaaatatcattgaattttaAAGAGTATACAATCACAATTTCGATCATCAGAAAATATAGATATAGTTCAATGGGACGTCATATTCTTTCTGATTCTTTCACTCTATCAAATTAAACTGATACTTCTGAACCAAGAAAAACAGTACAGTatgtattatatatacatacaacacatacaGCTAATCCTGCCAGAACCATTATACAGGAAAAAAGGTTATCATTGCACAGTTAGTAGTATTATTCTTGCACAATCAGTATTATACCACACTGGAATCTTATAGGATCCATTCATACAAAATGGTTAGATTGGGATGTACCATCCAGCAATTCTACGTTCACATTCATCGGACATAGCGCGTTTTAACGGGATTCGGTCAGGCAAGAATGTATGCTTAGGTCTCGTTACAAGTAGGAATTTGTGAAACACGTGCTTGACATTTCGGTCTTGTTGAGTGAAAACGCAACATCTTTTTGCCTGAAACACATTACAGTCAGGCCCATAAACATTTCTGCAAAGGTGAGACTGCCTTTGCGCTAGAATTTGCTACAATCACTATCAGTTAATTTTCACAACCAATCACAAGCGTATGTTTATGGTAGAGTCGAAATAGTTTTAGCTGAGATTTAATATGAATATGGAAATTATATTTCAcacttttgtttgtgtttactgTCATCACGCAAACAAATCTATTTTTACACTTACTGATGTGCTGACGTCATAAGAAACATAGTCTGAACGCCCCTCCATGCTGACGTGTGACAAACAGACATGCCTCTCCACTGACGCCGATGTGGAGGTGACTTTATGTCATGTTAAAAAACTACATTTACATTGCAATGACTCCTGTGTGCAATGGAGTTAATGGAGTTTCTCAGTGTCATGCTTGAATTTGCTGACTTCTTTAAAGTCGTAAATGTTTTAATTAAGTCagattatttttcaaaaaaggTTCATGCGAAGTTTTCTCAACATTTTAAAGTTTCTGTCCAAATCAAGCGGCAATCCATTACTGTCGACGCCGTTTATGGGTGTCCTTAAAGAAtcttttaaaaacaacatcactcTACTTATCAGCAAACATATGAAGATACGTAATAGAACTGgacttcaacaacccatgcgaCTACCTGGAtagggtgatcaggctcgctaacATACctcacatgtcattgtttcctaATTGTGATGCTCTTGGTTCTGATGACAGAATTTTccaagattcgattatttacagaccgctgctgttatcaaacaacaaacaaagcaaaacagaaTTTACCTGCACAATTGCGTTTTCATCTACGCACACATtgctcaaacaaacaaacttaccGGCAAATGCTCAGTATGAAAAGAGCAAAGTGAACAGATGAGAGAGTCAGACTAACTGCTCTttccacacaccaccaccaggatGTGCCCTCCGGGTTGTATATAGTAAACACACGCGGACGTGGATTGTGTCATTTTCTTCTCAAAATATATTGTCACAAGATCACCAAGCCCGCATGCTTATGATGTAATTGTAATAGATGGACAAGAGTACTGGTGAGTTAggtaacactgaaacaaatgtttgaaaaaaaaatattaaaaaaatgactgagtgagttacgttttacgccaaTTTAATCAATACTGGAACAATATCCCGGCttacaccagcaatgggcttccaCATATTGCAGTTATATGGGGATTCAGAACCGACTTTCCTCGTTACACCACGGCCATGAGCATGACTGGCAGGTGCTACCGCTGGAGAAGAAAACGCATCAAGTCTTCTGGCGCCTGCAAACATCTttaaagggcatttagaagtgaaatacataagaatgaagatttttaaagACTTGATACGACAGCAACATGGAGTTGAGGCAGTTACATCCATCAACAGGTACAACCGTTCTATAGCAAAATTGTGAAAACCAGTAATCATCTAACTTTCCTGTTACGATGCCGAGACACCTCATTCTCATTCACcagatgaaggagtaagcattaactccgaaacgttgtgtgtccataataaagaagctgatatcCATAAGAATCTTCATTCTTTTGCCTACAAACATGTTGTTTATCCGTTCATGTGCATTTTAAATTGTGCCTTTTCAAAATCTATTTCGGCGGATATTCTCTGGCGCTGAAAGTTGGAATGTTTTACAAAGTTAATAGTAcacataattaaaaaaaaagaactGATTTTGTGTACCAGATAACGTTCACAAGTCTAACACCAATTTTAAATTGCCCTTAGTACATAGTCTCTTATCCTCCAAGAGGCGGGCTGGAACTGATCTCCAGGAATCAATTTTTGTGTTAAGAGGCGACAGACGAAATgcggtggtcatgctcgctggaCAATGCACGTGATCGTGACACAATGTACACCCGTGCTAATGATGTTTCTAGCATGGTGGTCTGCTCCAGAATTCCACAACTTCAAATTTTATGAATAGGTTTACGTCTATGCAATGTATGAATACATTTACACAATCGCAGTGAACATGTTGGATATTTCTAATTAAGTAGCTACGAGATTCAGTGCCTGAAATCATTTTATATTAAATGATATGGACAATGCGTATTGTTGAGTTTGAGCAAGTTGGTAAGTGAGTGAAGTTTATTGCCGATTTACTCGTTTTGAAAAAGCTGCAATTATAAAACGTCGTCCCAGCCTTATGGAAGGTACGTACACAAGGACGTACTTACATTAAAATCTTGGATTCAACTTTGTGTGCCGACTCTTTCAGTTTTGTCATAACTATTCGTGTACAGTACGCAACTCCGTGcgcttaaaagaacccacgaattaTTTGGTATGACCAAGATTCATTGCCACATGAATTTGCATTGTTGCAGGTCCTGTGACGTGCAGTAAACCTTGGACGAAGTATTGTGACTATGTGTTCGGATGTGGATGGGTACTTTgtaaggatgagaaagccacaataaCTCGGTTGagctgtatactccccagggagctgagattaacaatacgatgtgccgttgagatTGATATTCCACGATCGAGGAAAAGAATACCAGCGCCGTGAGCATGCAATAGTTGTGTGGATACATGCGCTATATACACCCTGTCCCAATCCTAATCCTGCTTTCTTTGTATTAAACGTTGCTGATATTTGAGAAAGGAAATGTCTCAGTGTTTCAACCACTGCCAATCCTGTGCAGGCAACCAGTGCATTTATAAAGTTTTCCTTAAACCCGAGAAAAATTACTTTCGGGACAAATGAATTCAAAAAGACAAAACTCCCCACACACCGAATGGTTGGTACTATCATTATCAataattgtgagtgagtttacttacaccgcactcagcagtattccagctatttgggtgcagtctgtaaataatcaagcctggactagacaatccaatgatcaaagcataagcatcgatctaagcaattgggCTACACTTCAGACAACGGAGTGGAAAGAGTTGACCTACTACATCTTCACATGTGGAAGTTGCACAcgtggctgttctaccagcaagtggtATCCTTTTAATCAACACCAGCTCTGTGAGACTTTTGCAGAATACGTCCTACAGACAAAAATAATTGTTTAACAGACTgaagttaaaatatttacacagttcagtgtttgttacgagggaggagggAGGAACGCAAAGAGAGGAACAGCCAGGTGTACGAGAAGTGATGGAGACGACATAGGTAAGGCAAGTGAATCAATAACTCTGTCGGCACTTGTGTTTTTCGTACACCTGTCTACGAGATGACTGAGCGATTACAAAAGACCCGACCGATGGGGttgccaaagaccagggttcgattccccaaatgagttcaatatatgtgaagcccatttggtgTCACTCGCCGTatactgaactcattcactcacaataAAACAAAAGTACCATGTAAAAGTACCATGTCAAGTTTTCGTGTTTATTTGTCGCTTAGCTACTGCACATATTTTCTGGCACCATCCCCAAAATACTAAAGGGGAGGTTCAAAATGCTCAAGGGGAGGTCCAAACTCATCAGACGGAGCCCCGTAAGGCTGAGGCGGAGGAGGAGGCCCAGGAGGATGCCCAAAAGGCCCATGCAATGACCCAAAAAACCCAGGCGGTGGTCCTTCTTGGAAAGGTTTGCAGTCCTTGGTGTGATCTGTCGAAACTACCAGCCTTATGTCACATCCATCTTTGACGACATCGCATCCGTCTGGTGCCCCGAATACACCCGCATTGTACCCAAATCTGAATAAAAAAGAAACAACGGGGTTTGTTCGTTTTTAGATTTAATACACACATTTCAAAAAGATACATATATTACGTGGGAATGCCATGTAGGTGCAGTGCGAAAAGTGGGAAACCTACTATCGTCAACCTTGGTCAATCGGTGCATTTCAACTTCGTATCCTTGATTTGTAtagtatactgaacagtaaaagaaactcaactctgtttttgtcaagtttgtaAATAAAAGACGTAAATATAAACGCTTAATTACTTTCATAAGATTTCAGTTTTtcgaaacttgtgtttcttttgctgttcagtatgtttcCAGCAAATATGACACTTACGTAATGCTTAAAAAACAAACTCCATACCAAATTCTGTCCATCATGtttaaatgtataaaaaaaataagaagTAAATTTAACACTATTTCGATGCTCATCTCATGATCTTTTTATAGAGGAAGGTAGATATGTAAATATTAACAGAGAACATAAAATTTGTAATTATGTAATTCAAATGCAATTGAAGACCAACATCATTTTCTTCACATGCACCCAGaccatggtgagtgagtgagtgaggggtgagtttagttttacgcagcactcggcag includes:
- the LOC137273576 gene encoding uncharacterized protein; the protein is MFLKALPLLLGMVMSTQGYGYLELPTEKINQFGTKLVYCEYQGVNMLPDSMWRTADCEQCECSSSGLFCEGFGYNAGVFGAPDGCDVVKDGCDIRLVVSTDHTKDCKPFQEGPPPGFFGSLHGPFGHPPGPPPPPQPYGAPSDEFGPPLEHFEPPL